In uncultured Bacteroides sp., one genomic interval encodes:
- a CDS encoding DoxX family protein, giving the protein MIYNFLFSSEPRDTKNSVLLLAARIIFGSLLLYHGIQKLGSFSELSSSFPDPLGIGSQLSLSLAIFGELVCSLGFIFGLLYRLAMIPMIFTMGIAFFVFHRQDPFVIKELSFNYLIVFLIMYITGPGKFTLDRFLFFKKRK; this is encoded by the coding sequence ATGATATATAATTTTCTATTCTCATCTGAGCCTCGAGATACAAAAAACTCAGTTTTATTGTTGGCTGCCAGAATTATTTTTGGTTCATTGCTCCTATATCATGGAATTCAAAAATTAGGTTCATTCTCAGAACTTTCATCTTCATTTCCTGATCCATTAGGTATAGGAAGCCAGTTATCTCTTAGTTTAGCTATTTTTGGAGAGTTAGTTTGTTCTTTGGGATTTATTTTTGGACTATTATATAGGTTAGCAATGATTCCTATGATTTTTACTATGGGAATAGCTTTTTTTGTATTTCACAGACAAGATCCTTTTGTTATTAAAGAACTTTCTTTTAACTATTTAATCGTTTTTTTAATAATGTATATTACCGGCCCTGGTAAATTTACTCTTGATCGTTTTTTATTTTTTAAGAAAAGAAAGTAA
- a CDS encoding DUF3332 domain-containing protein: MKRSKMTLALAIILSGSFMFSSCVGSFTLFNKLVSWNQNVSDKFVNEVVFLALNIVPVYGVCYLADALVINSIEFWSGSNPMAKVGDIKKVKGENGDYTVETLKNGYSITKDGKSMDLLFNEESQTWNVVSEGVNTELMKMKKDGTVQLYLPNGGSMNVTLDAQGLTAARQATMSNAYFAAR; encoded by the coding sequence ATGAAAAGAAGTAAAATGACTTTGGCTTTAGCTATAATTCTTAGCGGTAGCTTTATGTTTAGTTCATGTGTTGGATCTTTTACTCTATTTAACAAATTGGTTTCATGGAATCAGAATGTAAGCGATAAGTTCGTTAACGAAGTAGTATTTCTTGCATTAAATATTGTGCCTGTATATGGAGTTTGCTATTTAGCAGATGCTTTGGTAATAAATTCTATAGAATTTTGGTCTGGTTCAAATCCAATGGCAAAAGTTGGTGATATTAAGAAAGTAAAAGGTGAAAATGGCGACTACACTGTTGAAACATTAAAGAATGGTTATTCTATCACAAAAGATGGAAAGAGCATGGATTTATTGTTCAACGAGGAATCTCAGACTTGGAATGTGGTGTCTGAAGGTGTTAACACTGAATTGATGAAAATGAAAAAGGATGGAACAGTTCAGCTATATTTGCCAAATGGTGGTTCAATGAATGTAACTCTAGATGCTCAAGGGTTAACTGCTGCTCGTCAGGCTACAATGAGTAATGCATATTTTGCAGCAAGATAA
- a CDS encoding sugar MFS transporter → MKTKKSIFSAPNGKSYLIPFILVTSLFLLWGFAHGLLDVLNKHFQGTFNMTKAESGLVQFSTYIAYFVMALPAGLFMKKYGYKWGIILGLFLFALGSFAFIPAAFVHSAVPFLIALFVIACGLCFLETAANPYSTVLGPQESSAQRLNLSQSFNGLGWVLGPLVGGALIFGADEKDKFAPTIPYILVGSVVIVVAILFLIVKLPNIQEKNEDEAKEEIEASSAGTRSIWSHRHFVLAVIAQFLYCAAQTGIFAFFINYVMELDSNLTKQTASQMLSLGGMAALMIGRLSGSFIMKWAAPNKLLALYALINTVCMILVMMSLDGLSLAALYCSFFFMSIMFPTIFALGLRGMGTLTKKASSFIVMGVAGGAFSPILMGYIGEANMAIGFVVPLISFIYILFYALKGYKL, encoded by the coding sequence ATGAAAACAAAAAAATCCATTTTTAGTGCACCAAACGGAAAATCATATTTAATACCTTTTATTCTTGTTACTAGTTTATTTTTATTATGGGGATTTGCTCATGGTCTTTTAGATGTACTGAATAAACATTTTCAAGGAACTTTTAATATGACAAAAGCTGAATCAGGGCTAGTTCAGTTTTCAACTTATATAGCTTATTTTGTAATGGCACTTCCTGCCGGTTTATTTATGAAAAAGTATGGTTATAAATGGGGAATTATTCTTGGTTTATTTCTATTTGCTTTAGGTTCCTTTGCATTTATTCCTGCAGCTTTTGTTCATTCTGCTGTTCCATTTTTGATTGCTCTTTTTGTAATAGCCTGTGGGCTTTGTTTTTTGGAAACCGCAGCTAACCCATACTCTACCGTGCTTGGTCCGCAGGAATCGAGTGCTCAAAGGCTTAATCTATCTCAATCTTTTAATGGTTTAGGCTGGGTATTAGGTCCACTTGTTGGTGGAGCTTTAATTTTTGGAGCTGATGAAAAAGATAAGTTTGCTCCTACTATACCTTATATATTAGTTGGATCTGTAGTAATTGTTGTTGCTATATTATTTTTAATTGTTAAGCTGCCAAATATTCAGGAAAAAAATGAAGATGAAGCAAAAGAAGAAATCGAGGCTTCTTCTGCAGGAACTCGTTCTATATGGAGTCATCGTCATTTTGTTTTAGCAGTTATTGCGCAATTTCTGTACTGTGCTGCACAAACGGGCATTTTTGCTTTCTTCATTAATTATGTGATGGAACTTGATTCAAATCTAACAAAGCAAACAGCATCGCAAATGTTATCACTTGGAGGAATGGCAGCTTTAATGATTGGACGTTTATCGGGCAGTTTTATTATGAAATGGGCAGCACCAAATAAGTTATTGGCTCTGTATGCTCTGATTAATACAGTCTGTATGATTTTGGTTATGATGTCTTTGGATGGATTATCACTAGCAGCGCTTTATTGCTCTTTCTTCTTTATGTCAATCATGTTTCCTACAATATTTGCACTAGGATTAAGAGGAATGGGTACTTTAACAAAAAAAGCATCCTCTTTTATTGTAATGGGAGTTGCTGGTGGTGCATTCAGCCCTATTTTAATGGGATATATTGGTGAAGCAAATATGGCTATTGGATTTGTTGTTCCTCTAATTAGTTTTATTTATATACTTTTTTATGCTTTAAAAGGTTATAAATTATAG